The Streptomyces sp. DG1A-41 genomic sequence AAAGTTTCGGAACCACCGGCCTCATGCACACCCGTTGACGCCCTGTCCCCGTCCGGTGAAACTCCGAGAGCCGCTATCCAACAGAATCCCCCAGACTCCGACAGGAAGTGTCATGCGCCCCCGCACGCTCCTGCTGCCGTTCCTGGCACTGACCGGCCTCCTCCTGACCCTTCTCACGGCGCCACCCAGCACCGCGGAATCCGGAGCACCACCCGTGAAGCAATCCAAGTACGCCGGCTATCTCTTCGCCTACTTCACGGGCGAGGGCACCGCCGACGGCGAGCAGATCCGTTACGCCCTCAGCCGGGGCAACGACGCGCTGCACTGGCGTGAGCTGAACGCCGGCAAGCCGGTCCTGACGTCGACGATCGGCGAGAAGGGCCTGCGCGACCCGTTCGTGATCCGCTCCCCCAAGGGCGACAAGTTCTATCTGATCGCCACCGACCTGCGGATGTACAAGAACTCCAGCGGCAGCTGGGACCAGGTCCAGCGGCACGGCAGCAAGTCGATCATGGTCTGGGAGTCCACCGACCTGGTCAACTGGACCGACCAGCGCCTGGTGAAGGTCTCCCCGGACAACGCCGGCAACACCTGGGCCCCGGAGGCCTACTGGGACGACGAGCTCGGTGAGTACGTCGTCTTCTGGGCGTCGAAGCTGTACGCCGACGACGACCCGGAGCACAAGGGCAACACGTACAACAAGATGATGTACGCGACGACCAAGGACTTCCGGACCTTCAGCGAGCCGAAGATCTGGAACGACCCCGGCTACTCGGTGATCGACTCCACGGTCGTGAAGTACAAGGACGAGTACTACCGCTACACCAAGGACGAGCGGGACCCCAGCTCCTCCAGCCCCTGCTCCAAGTTCATCACCGGTGAGAAGGCGACGTCCCTGACCTCGACGAAGTACGACTTCGTGGCCGACTGCATCGGCAAGGGCGCGATGGACCGCGGTGAGGGCCCGACGGTGTTCAAGTCGAACACCGAGAAGAAGTGGTACCTGTTCATCGACGAGTACGGCGGCCGCGGTTACGTCCCGTTCGAGACCACCGACCTCGCCTCCGGCAAGTGGACCCCGTCCACCAACTACCAACTGCCCGCGAGCCCGCGGCACGGCACGGTGCTCCCGGTGACGCAGGCGGAGTACGACCGGCTGCTGGCGGCGTACCCGTCGACGCCCACCTCGGTCGTGGACGCGACGGCGAAGCACCAGAAGGGCTACTCCATCGTCACGGACAGCGCCTCGAAGGTCGTGCTGCCGATGGAGCCGGACGCCGAGCTGCGCGGCCTCGCCCCGAAGCTGTGGGTGGGCAAGGGCGCGACGCTGAGCCCGAAGTCCGGCACCCGGCGCGACTTCCGCACACCGCAGAAGTACACCGTGACGGCGGCCGACGGCACCAAGCGCACCTGGACGGTCGAGGCGGTCCGCACCCGCAGCCCCCTGCTGCCCGGCCTGAACGCCGACCCGGACGTCCACTACCTCAACGGCAGATACTGGATCTACCCGACGACCGACGGCTTCCAGGGCTGGAGCGGCACCAAGTTCAAGGCGTACTCGTCGAAGGACCTGGTCCACTGGAAGGACCATGGCGTCATCCTCGACCTCGGTCCTGACGTGACCTGGGCCGACAAGTACGCCTGGGCGCCCGCGATCGCCGAGCGGAACGGCAAGTACTACTTCTACTTCTGCGCCGAACAGCAGATCGGCGTGGCGGTGGCCGACTCCCCCGCCGGCCCCTTCAAGGACGCGCTCGGCAAGCCGCTGGTCGCCAAGGGCGGTGCGCTCAAGGGCCAGATGATCGACCCGTCGGTCTTCACGGACGACGACGGCCAGGCGTACCTGTACTGGGGCAACGGACGCGGGTACGTCGTCCCGCTGAACGACGACATGGTGTCCTTCGACGCGTCGGAGGTGCGGGACATCACCCCGGACAACTTCCGCGAGGGCTCCTTCGTGATCAAGCGGAAGGGCACGTACTACTTCATGTGGTCGGAGGACGACACCCGCAGCGAGAACTACCACGTGGCGTACGCGACGGGCCCGTCCCCGCTCGGCCCGTGGACCAAGCGCGGGACCATCCTTCAGAAGCGGCCCGAGTACGGCATCCTCGGCACCGGTCACCACTCGGTGGTGAACACCCCCGGCACCGACGACTGGTACATGGTCTACCACCGATTCGCCCTCAACGGCCCCGGCAGGCCCGGCGGCGACGGCATGCACCGGGAGACCACCATCGACCGCATGGAGTTCGCGGCCGACGGCAGCATCAAGCCGGTACTGCCGACGCTGGAGGGCATCGAGCCGGTACGGCGATGAGCCTCACAGGACGTCGTCGAGCCAGCTGAAGACCTCGTCCTGCATCTCGCGGGTGAAGACGTGGCCGAGCTCCGGCCACGTCTTCACCCGTATCCGCTCCTCGGCGTGGCGCGACCGCCAGACGGCACGCAGCTTGTCGTACGCGACCCGTACCCCCTCGGCCGGGAACAGCGTGTCGAGCCCGCCGTTGAGGAACAGCACGGGCCGGGGCGCGGCGATGCTCGCCACGTCGGGGATGTCGAGGTGCCGGGCGAGCCCCGGGTGGAGCATGTAGTACGCCGACTGCCCGCGCAGCGTGTTGTTGCCGGGCACCATCATCTCCTTCAGGCCGGTCATCCAGCACACGCTCGCGGCGGCCGCGACGTGGTCGCTGAGGGCGGCCGTCTGCCACGCGCGGTAGGCGCCCATGGAGAAGCCGACGGCCGCGACCCGCCGGGCGTCCACCCGGTCGAGTCCGGCCAGGAAGGCTGCGGCCCGCTGGTCCTCCCGGGCCATGAGCCCGGCGAGCGAGGAGCCGAGGTTGTAGAAGTTGGCGGCGAGGGCCTGCTGCTGCTCGTAGGCGAGCGGGCCGCGGTCGCCCCAGCCGAGCGCGTCCAGGCACAGCACCACATAGCCGCGCCGCGCCAGTTCGTCGCCGACGAACCGCCCGCTGAAGTACTTGTCCGCCCAGGACCGGGCGGAGGCTAGACGCGTGTCGTCGTACCAGGGCCGGACGAGTTTCTCCTTGCCGATGTCGAACCTGGCGCCGTGGTCGTGCAGGAGCAGCACGGCGGGGAAGGGGCCCTCGCCGTGCGGGGTGAGCAGGACGCCGCGCACCCGTTCGTAGCGGGTGAGGGAGACGGTGACCGACTCCCTTGTGTATCCGTCCCCTTGGGAACGCCCACCGATCTCCGGGGCGAACGGCGTCCCGTCCTGCCGTTCGACGAGCAGGTGCTCCTCGACCGTGGCCCGGGCGGCACGCCGCCAGGCGCGGAAGTCGCGGATCGGGGATCTCCCCCAGGCGAGCGGAAAGGTCAGGGCGTCCTTCAGTGCCGGGTGGAAGTCGGGCAGCGGGCCGTCCACGACCGCCGCCTCCGCCCCGCTCACCGCTGCCCCGGCCAGCAGGGCCGCGCTCGCCCCGACCACGAACGTCCGTCGGCCCAGCGGCTCATGAGTGCCCATACGACCTCCCGGTTCCGGCGTGCCGCAGCACGTGACTCTCGACCGCCGACGGGGACGTCAGGGCGTGGTAGTCGTAGACATCGGCGGGATCCCAGCCGACGTCGGTCCCGAGGCCGAGACCGACGGCCACGGCGTTCAGCCGGGCGGGCCGGCCGTTGAACCAGGAGCCGGTGTCGCGGAACCGCTCGCCCCCGTAGTCCGCGACGGCGAGCGACGGCCCTCCCCCGGGATACCGGAAGACGTTGCGCTCGGAGAAGATCGCGGACTCCACGCCGACGCCCAGGGCGTAGAGCGGCGCCTGCCCCCGGTGGACGTTGTTGACGACGTGCACCTGCCCGAAGCGCACACGCGGGGCGCGCTGCACGATGCCGTTGAACAGGTTGCGGACGAAGGTCACCTTGAGGTGCCCGCGGTCCCGGTCGCCGCGTCCGTCGCCCGACCCGATCAGGATCGCCTTGTCGTGGTCCTCGAACCGGCTGTCGGAGACCGTGACGAAGTCGGAGCCGTCCTCGATGTCCAGCAGCCCGTCGTGCCGCTGGACGCGCTCGCCGTGGAAGCCGAGGGGCGCCTCGCGGTCGGGGAAACGGCCGTCGGTGAAGGTGCAGTGGTCGATCCAGATGTTCTTGCCGGTGATCACGGTCAGCGCGTCGAAACGGGCGTTCCAGCTGCCGCGTGTGCCGTCGTCCGGGGACCAGCTGGTGAAGTGGTCGACGGGCGCCTCCAGGTGCAGGTTGCGCACGATGATGTTGCTGCCGGTGTTGACCGTCAGGAACACCCCGAGCAGCCGGGCGTCGCGGCCCACGCCGACGAGGGTGGTGTTGCTCGGCACGGTGAGCTGGATCTGTGCCTTCTCCTTGTTCGACCCGGTCTGGCGCAGCTGCCGCTGCTGCTTGCAGTGGTCGTAGCGGGTGTCGGACCAGCCGGCGCCGTCCTCGCCGAAGCAGGACATGTACCTGCCGAGGTCGTATCCGGGCGCGTAGTCCTGCTCGCCGAGCAGGGAACCGTCGTCCGCCTCATGCCCGGAGATGTCGCCGACGACCCGGATGACCTTGGGCTCGGTGGGCGCTCCGCCGTTGGCCAGGGCCTGCTTGAGCTCGGCGCGGGTGTCCACCGTCCAGGTCGTACCGCCCGCCCCGCCGGTGGTGCCGGAGCCGGTCGAGGCCCAGCCGACCGGGGTGCGTTCGGCGGCGGAGGCCGGTGAGACCGGCCAGAGCAGGCAGAGGCCGAGGAGGAGGACAGCGGCCCTACGCATAGGGCCGCCAATCGCCGAGGTACGTCTCCCTGGTGTGCGACCGGGCCTGTGCGCGGGTGAGTTGCGGCCGGTTCTCCGGTACGCGAATCGCCGCCCCCGGTCCCGAGTTCCGGTACTCGGCGAACCGCATGGTCTGCCAGGGATACGCCTCCCGCATGTTGGTGTACGGGGCCACCGCGTCGATGCCCGGCCCGATCCGGGTCTCCCGCACCACCAGCGACGGCCAGGCCGTGGTCTCGTACGACGGCACCCAGGGCCGGGCCAGCTTGTACGCCCCGTCCTCGGCGCCGGAGGTGATACGGCAGCGGACGGCGAGGATGCCGTACGGGTTCGCCCGGGCCGTGGAGGGCGCGAAGACCATGCCCTTGGGCGTGAAGTCCACGTCCCGGTCCAGCGTGCGGAAGTGGCACTGCTCGAACACGGCGGTCGCCCGCCCGAAGACGAAGTCGACGTCTCCCTCGATGTAGCAGTGCCGGAAGTACTGCCGGTCGAAGACGTCCAGCGCGCTGGTGTCGACGAAGAGGGTGTCCTGGTGGGCCAGGAGACGGACGTTCTCGAAGGACGACCGGTCCCCCGTCAGGTACGCGGCGACCGCCTGGGTGCCGGTGATCTCGGGGTGGTCGGCGCGCAGCCAGTCGTTGGCGAGGGTGAGGCAGCGGACGGTGAGGCCGGGGGCCGCCGAGGTGAAGGTCGCGGAGCCCGCCGTGCCGTACGTGGTGCCGTCGGGCTTCTTCGTGCCGCTTGCGTTGTCGTACACGATGACGGCGTCGCGCGGGTCGTGGGTGGCACCGCGCAGGGTCAGCCCGGCCTTGTGCGCGGGGATGTTCACGACCTCGCGGTACGTCCCCGGGTGCACGACGACCGTCCAGCCCGGCCCGTCGACGGCGTCCACGGCCGCCTGGACCGAGCCGCCGGGGCGGACGTGCAGGACGTGGTGGCGCGGCGCGGCGGAGGCGGGCCGGGAGCCGGCGGCGGTCAGGCCGCCGGCGACGCCGGTGAGCAGGAGAGTGCGTCGGCGCATCTCAGCACGCCTCCGGTGGCCGCCAGTCGCCGAGCCAGGTGGCGCTGGTCGCCGACCGGGCCTGCTCGTCGGTGAGCTGGGGCCGGTTCTCCGGGACGGTGACGACGGCGCCCGGGCCGGTGTTGCCGTACTCGGCGAAGCGCTGGTCCTGCCAGGGGTGGGCGTCCCGCATGTTGGCGTAGGGCGCGACCGCGTCGATGCCCGGGCCCAGCCAGGTGTTGCGCACCGTGAGCATCGGGCGGACTGTGGTGCTGGAGGTGGGCACCCAGGGGCGGGCCAGCTTGTAGTAGCCGTCCGGGGCCTCGCTGCTGACGTGGCTGCGCGTCACGAGGTAGCCGTGCGGGTTCGCGCGCTCCGTGGAGGGGGCGAAGACGAAGCCGTACGGGGCGCCGGACGCGTCGGTGCGGTTCAGGGTGCGGAAGTGGCAGTGCTCGAAGACGGCCGTGGCCCGGCCGAAGACGAAGTCGACGTCGCCCTCGACGTAGCAGTGCGAGAAGAACTGGCGGGCGAAGAGGCTCGCCGAGTTGGAGTCGGCGTACAGGGTGTCCTGGTGGCCGAGGAAACGGCAGTGGTGGAAGGCCGAGCGGTCGCCCTGCACCTTGATGGCGACGGCCTGGGTGCCCGTGATGTCGGGGTGGTCGGCGCGCAGGAAGTCGTTGGCGAAGGTGATCCGGTGGGCGGTGAAGCCGTCGGCCCGGACGGTGGTGGTGGCCGAGCCGGTGGTGCCGTAGGTGCCCGAGCCGTCCGGCTTCGGGGTGCCGGCCGCGTTGTCGTAGACGATGACGACGTCGCGCGGGCCGTCCCCGGCGCCGAGCCAGGTCATCTCCGTGCGGGAGCGGTCGACGGAGACCGTCTCCCGGTAGGTGCCCGGTGCGATGACGAGGGTCCAGCCGCTGCCTCCGACGGCGGTCACGGCGGCCTGGACGGAGGTGAAGTCGCCCCGGCCGGACGGGTCGACGTACAGGGTTCGCGCGTTAAGGCGCGCGGACGGGGAGCCGTAGCGGCCGAACGGGCGGGATGCCGCGGCTCGCGCGGGGGCCGGTGCGAGGCCGAGTGCGGCGCCGGCGCCGGCGGTCGCCAGCAGGAAACTTCTTCTGGACGGGGGAAGTCGGAAGCGGCGGGGCGAGGCCATGCGGGTGCTCCTTCGCAGTGCGGGTCGTTCGGGAGATGTCGGGTTCTTCCTCGCCGTGGGGGGTGCGGGGCCGGGGCGGCGGGTGCGCCCCGGCCCGGTGGTGCGGCAAGCGGGCGCCGGGGAGGTTCCCCGGGGGCGCTCAGGTCAGTACAGGCGGCCGGCGCCCGCGCGGTGGTCGACCAGCCACGGGATCGCCCGCGGCGAGTGGACCTGTGTACGCAGGGTCGGCTTCCAGCCGGCGCCGGACTGCAGGGTCTCCTCGGGGATCTCCGCGTTGTGCACGGCGATCAGGTCGGTGAGCCTGCCGTTGACGTAGTTGTTCTCGGCGGTCAGCGGCGCTTCCTTCCACTTCTTCAGTGTCCTGGCCGCGCTGACCCCCTTCGGCAGCGAGAAGGCGTTGTCCGTGGCGTACAGCCGGGACTCGATGCCGATGCCGAAGGTGTAGACGTAGGACTGGTCCTTGGTCACCACGAAGTGGTTGTTGTACGAGTCGACCTGCCCGAACCGCACGCGCGGCGCGCGCTCGACGATGCCCGCGAAGCGGTTGTGGTGCAGGGTGACCTTGAGCTTGCCGGCGTCGTCCGCGGCGGCGCTGTCGCTGTTGCCGATCAGCATGGTCTTGTCGTGGTTCTCGAACGAGTTCCAGGACACGGTCACGTAGTTGGCGCCGCGCACGATGTCGAGCAGCCCGTCGTGCTGCTGGTAGATCTCACCGAAGTACTTCGGCAGGGAGCTGTCGGGGTAGCGGCCGTCGGTGAGGGTGTTGTGGTCGACCCACACATGGGTGGAGCCGTAGATGACGACGCCGTCGTACTCGGAGTTCCAGGCTCCGGTGTCGCCGTCGGTCGGGTCCCACTGCGGGAAGCAGTCGATCGGGGCCTCGATGGTGAGGTTGCGCAGGATGACGTTGCGCACGCCCTTGATCTGCAGGCTGCCGCCGAGGATGCCGGAGTTCTCCCCGACGCCGACGATGGTGGTGTTGGAGGGGACGCTCACCTTGATGGCCTTGTCCTGGTTGTCCGCGGACGCGTCCCGCAGGTCCTCCTGCTCCCCGCTGACCGGGGTGTCGAGGCCCCAGACGGCGGGGTCGTAGTCGGCGAGGTACTGCTGGAAGTCGTAGCCCTCGGCCTCGAAGGCCTCGCAGCCCTGGGCCACGGCGTCGATCATCCCCTTGACCTTGATGATCCTCGGGGCGCCACCGCCGGCCTTCAGGGCGGCCCTGAACTCCTCCCAGGTGGTGACGGTGTAGACGTGCGCGGCGTCGGCGGCCGAGCCACCCGTCGTACCCGTGCCCTGTGAGGCCCAGCCGTCCTTCGCGGCGAGCACTTCACGGCCGAGATCCCGGCCGCCCGCCTGGGCGGTGGTGCCGGCGGTCAGGGACAGCACCAGGGCGGTGCATCCGACGAGCGCTGCGGCTCTTACTGTGGCATGCCCATGCCAGCTCTGTGGGTTCATGGTGCGGCTCTCCTAGTACAGGACGGGGGTGGGTCAGGCGGTGGCCTGCGGCCAGGTGATCCAGGACTCCGGGATGTCGTCGTCCAGCCGGCGCACGTCCCGCGGCGCCAGTACCCGGGTGCGCAGCAGTTCCCGCACCGCCAGCCGCGCCACGGCGATCGCGCCGGGCGGGTTGAAGTGCGTGTTGTCCTGCTCGGTCTCGGTCCAGTTGAAGTACTTCTTCGTCTCCTCGACCCCGAGCTCCTGCCACAGCGCGATCGACAGGGCCTGGATGTCGAGCAGTGCCACGCCTTCCGCCTTGGCCAGCGCCCGCATCGCCGCGGGGTACTCGCCATGTGTCGTCCGGGCGGTGCCGTTGGCGTCGAATCTGCGGCGTTCCACGGACGTGGCCAGCACGGGGCGCGCGCCGCGTGCACGGGCGCCGGCGATGTACAGCCGCAGGTGGTCCTGGTATGTCGTCCAGGGCTCGGTGTAGCGGGTGGGGTCCTCGGACTTTGCGTCGTTGTGGCCGAACTGGATCAGCAGCAGGTCGCCGGGCCGGATGGCCGCGAGGACGGCGTCGAGGCGGCCCTCGTCGACGAAGCTCTTCGAACTGCGGCCGTTCACGGCGTGGTTGGAGACCTTCAGGGGCTCGTGGAGGAAGAACGGCAGTGCCATGCCCCAGCCGGTCTCGGGGGCGGCGTCGGCGTACTTCTGGGCGGCGGTGGAGTCGCCGGCGATGAAGAGGGTGCGGGTGCGCGGGGAGCCACTGTAGGAGGAGGCGGTGGCGCGCGCGGGGGACGCGGCGGCGACGGGGACGGCGGCGATGAGCGCCGCGGCTGCGGCCTGTCTGCGGGTGAGGGACATGGAGGCGGCCTTTCAGGGCGGTGTTTCGGGGGTTCTTTCGGTAGTGCCTCTTACTTCGGGTGTGGGGGCTGCGAGGCCGGGGGGATGGAGGGCCGGCGGCGGGGCGCGATGGGTGTCCGCCGCCTGCCCTGTCCGGTGTGTGGTGTGGGGGGGATCAGCGGGCCGGGGTCAGCCCTTCTGCTCGTTCCATTCCTTCTGGGCCTCGTTGAGCTGCTCGGCCATCTTGTCCAGGAAGTCCTTGGCGCTCATGTCGCCGAGCAGGACCTTCTGGAAGCTGGGCTCGTTGTCGGCCTTGGAGATGGTGTTCCAGTCCGGCAGGTAGTACGGCAGCTGGACGATGGTGGTGGAGCCGTCGCTGAGGGCCTCGGCGGCGAGCTTGGTCGGCTCTGCCTTGGAGATCCAGGCGTCCTTGGCGGCTTCTGTGTGGGACGGGATGGCGCCGGCCGACTCGTTCCACTTGGAGTTGGCCTCGTGCGAGGCGGCGAACTCGATGAACTTCCAGGCGGCCTCCTTGTTCTTGGAGCTCTTGAACAGGCCGAGACCGTCGACGGGGTTGGAAACCTGGACGCGCTTGCCGCCGGGACCGGTGGGCTGCGGGATGCCGCGGAACTTGTCGGTGCCGAGCGCCTTCACGTGGTCCTGGTAGGAGCCCAGGTTGTGGTTGAGCATTCCGATCGTGCCGGAGTCCCACTGGGAGACCATCTTGGTGAAGTCGTTGTTGAGGTCGGCGGCCGGCGTGTACTTCTTGTACAGCCCGGCGTACTTCTCCAGCGCTTCGACGTTCTTCGGGTCGTTGAGGGTGGTCTTCTCGCCGCCGGCGTCCCAGAAGGACGTGATGCCGGACTGCCCGTACATGGCGTCCAGCGCCTGCGCGATGGAGCCCGCCCCGCCGCGGATGGTGTATCCGAACTGGTTCTTCTTGACGTTGGTGAGCTTCTCGGCGGCCTCGTAGAACGTGTCCCACGTGGTGGGCGCGTCCAGACCGGCCTTCTCGAACAGGTCGGTGCGGTAGTAGAGGGTGCCGTTGTTCGCGGAGGTCGGGATCGTGAACATGGTGTCGTCGGCGCCGCCGGCCACCTTGACCGACTCGACCATGCCCTCGTTGAGCTTGCCGTTGAGGGAGGACTTGGCAAGACGGCCCTCCAGCGGCTCCAGCGCGTCCTGCGCCGCGATGCCCGCGAGCATGGCCGCGCCGACGCCGCCGACGTCCGGCAGGCCGCCACCCTGGATGGCGGTGTCGTACTTGGACTGAACCTCGGTGGAGGGGATCCCGACGTACTCGACCTTGATGTCCGTGTTCGCCTTCTCGAAGTCGGCGATGATCTCCTTCCAGATGTCGGTGCGGACACCGCCGTTGTTGTCCCAGAAGACGATCTTCCCCTTGCCACTGCCCTCGGCTCCGCCACCGCCCCCGCCGCTGCCGTCGTCGCCGCAGGCGGTGGCGGTCAGGGCGAGCACGGCCCCCAGGGCGACGGCAGCCGACGTCCGGCGCCTTCCTGTGCTGGTGCTGCGATTGCTGATCTTCATTGGTCGGCTCTCTTCTTCTGGATCCAACGGAGATGTGCAGGTGTGGGGGTGTCAGTGCCGGTCGTACGGCGCCCAGCCGTCCGACCCGTTCAGGTAGCGGGCGACGGTGTACGACGGTGCGTCGGCGTCACTCAGCTGCGGCCGGTCCTCCGTCACGGCCGCGCCGGGCCCGTAGTTGCCGTACTCGGCGAACCGTGCGTCCCGCCAGGAGAAGCCGCTCATGTCGGTCCACGGCGAGGCCTTGATCGCGGCGGGCAGCTTCGTGTCCCGGATCAGCACCTGGGCGATGGCGTCCGGCTGGCCGCCCGGGTGCCAGGGCCGCCCCAGGTGGAACGACCCGGCGGGTGCGTCGCTGAGGATCTCCGACCGGGTGATCAGGAACCCGTACGGGTTGTCCTTCCAGGTCGAGGCGGCGGTGATGTAGCCGTTGTTCGTCGCCGATCCCCGGCTCAGCGCCCGGATCACCGACCGCTCGATGACGGTGGTGGCCCGCCCGTAGATGAAGTCGACGTCGCCCTCGATGTACGAGTCGCGGACATAGACCCGGCTGACGGTGGTCAGCTTGGGGCTGTCGGTCATCAGGGTGTCCTGGTTGCCCAGGAACGCGGTGTCCTCGAAGACGATCCGGTCGCCGGTCGTCTTCATCGCCAGCGCCTGCTCGCCCTTCAGCTCGTGCGCGGCCTCGTCGAAGTCGTTGCTGAAGGTGAGGTTGCGTGCGGTGACGTCGTTCGCGGCGATCCGGACGGTCGCGCTCCCGGTGGAGCCGCCGTACTCGGCGGGCGTGTCGTAGACGATGACCGTGTCGGAGCGGTCCCGTCCAGTCCCCTGCAGCAGGATCTTCGGCTTGTCCGCGGGAACGAGCACCTTCTCGCGGTAGGTGCCGGGCGCGACCGCGATGGTCACCGGCACGTCGTTGCCGGCGGGCACGGCGTCCACGGCGGACTGCACGGTCGGGTACGCCGCGGGGACGTGCAGCGTCACCGCGTCGCCGATCCGCGGCTGCGGGCCGGAGAAGCGCTTGACCAGCGCGGGGACGGCCGCGGCCGGGTCGAGGCGGTAGCCGTAGAACGCCCGTGGATCAAAGGCGTCACCCCAGGCGTCGTGCCGCCCCGTGGTGTTCCTCAGGATCGAGCCGCGCTGCACCAGCTCGGCCGTGGCATCGGCCTGGTGGGGGTGCTGGACACCGTCGTAGTAGCTGTTCTCGATGACCATCTCGGTCCTGCCGCGCGCCCAGCTGCCGTACGTCCACTGCGGGTCGCCGTCGGCCACCTGACGGGAGAAGTAGTTGTTGTACAGGTGCGCGTAGGCACAGTTGTCGGCGGACGGATTGCGCTGCT encodes the following:
- a CDS encoding rhamnogalacturonan acetylesterase; the encoded protein is MSLTRRQAAAAALIAAVPVAAASPARATASSYSGSPRTRTLFIAGDSTAAQKYADAAPETGWGMALPFFLHEPLKVSNHAVNGRSSKSFVDEGRLDAVLAAIRPGDLLLIQFGHNDAKSEDPTRYTEPWTTYQDHLRLYIAGARARGARPVLATSVERRRFDANGTARTTHGEYPAAMRALAKAEGVALLDIQALSIALWQELGVEETKKYFNWTETEQDNTHFNPPGAIAVARLAVRELLRTRVLAPRDVRRLDDDIPESWITWPQATA
- a CDS encoding pectinesterase family protein, coding for MRRRTLLLTGVAGGLTAAGSRPASAAPRHHVLHVRPGGSVQAAVDAVDGPGWTVVVHPGTYREVVNIPAHKAGLTLRGATHDPRDAVIVYDNASGTKKPDGTTYGTAGSATFTSAAPGLTVRCLTLANDWLRADHPEITGTQAVAAYLTGDRSSFENVRLLAHQDTLFVDTSALDVFDRQYFRHCYIEGDVDFVFGRATAVFEQCHFRTLDRDVDFTPKGMVFAPSTARANPYGILAVRCRITSGAEDGAYKLARPWVPSYETTAWPSLVVRETRIGPGIDAVAPYTNMREAYPWQTMRFAEYRNSGPGAAIRVPENRPQLTRAQARSHTRETYLGDWRPYA
- a CDS encoding pectate lyase — encoded protein: MRRAAVLLLGLCLLWPVSPASAAERTPVGWASTGSGTTGGAGGTTWTVDTRAELKQALANGGAPTEPKVIRVVGDISGHEADDGSLLGEQDYAPGYDLGRYMSCFGEDGAGWSDTRYDHCKQQRQLRQTGSNKEKAQIQLTVPSNTTLVGVGRDARLLGVFLTVNTGSNIIVRNLHLEAPVDHFTSWSPDDGTRGSWNARFDALTVITGKNIWIDHCTFTDGRFPDREAPLGFHGERVQRHDGLLDIEDGSDFVTVSDSRFEDHDKAILIGSGDGRGDRDRGHLKVTFVRNLFNGIVQRAPRVRFGQVHVVNNVHRGQAPLYALGVGVESAIFSERNVFRYPGGGPSLAVADYGGERFRDTGSWFNGRPARLNAVAVGLGLGTDVGWDPADVYDYHALTSPSAVESHVLRHAGTGRSYGHS
- a CDS encoding pectate lyase codes for the protein MNPQSWHGHATVRAAALVGCTALVLSLTAGTTAQAGGRDLGREVLAAKDGWASQGTGTTGGSAADAAHVYTVTTWEEFRAALKAGGGAPRIIKVKGMIDAVAQGCEAFEAEGYDFQQYLADYDPAVWGLDTPVSGEQEDLRDASADNQDKAIKVSVPSNTTIVGVGENSGILGGSLQIKGVRNVILRNLTIEAPIDCFPQWDPTDGDTGAWNSEYDGVVIYGSTHVWVDHNTLTDGRYPDSSLPKYFGEIYQQHDGLLDIVRGANYVTVSWNSFENHDKTMLIGNSDSAAADDAGKLKVTLHHNRFAGIVERAPRVRFGQVDSYNNHFVVTKDQSYVYTFGIGIESRLYATDNAFSLPKGVSAARTLKKWKEAPLTAENNYVNGRLTDLIAVHNAEIPEETLQSGAGWKPTLRTQVHSPRAIPWLVDHRAGAGRLY
- a CDS encoding family 43 glycosylhydrolase, producing MRPRTLLLPFLALTGLLLTLLTAPPSTAESGAPPVKQSKYAGYLFAYFTGEGTADGEQIRYALSRGNDALHWRELNAGKPVLTSTIGEKGLRDPFVIRSPKGDKFYLIATDLRMYKNSSGSWDQVQRHGSKSIMVWESTDLVNWTDQRLVKVSPDNAGNTWAPEAYWDDELGEYVVFWASKLYADDDPEHKGNTYNKMMYATTKDFRTFSEPKIWNDPGYSVIDSTVVKYKDEYYRYTKDERDPSSSSPCSKFITGEKATSLTSTKYDFVADCIGKGAMDRGEGPTVFKSNTEKKWYLFIDEYGGRGYVPFETTDLASGKWTPSTNYQLPASPRHGTVLPVTQAEYDRLLAAYPSTPTSVVDATAKHQKGYSIVTDSASKVVLPMEPDAELRGLAPKLWVGKGATLSPKSGTRRDFRTPQKYTVTAADGTKRTWTVEAVRTRSPLLPGLNADPDVHYLNGRYWIYPTTDGFQGWSGTKFKAYSSKDLVHWKDHGVILDLGPDVTWADKYAWAPAIAERNGKYYFYFCAEQQIGVAVADSPAGPFKDALGKPLVAKGGALKGQMIDPSVFTDDDGQAYLYWGNGRGYVVPLNDDMVSFDASEVRDITPDNFREGSFVIKRKGTYYFMWSEDDTRSENYHVAYATGPSPLGPWTKRGTILQKRPEYGILGTGHHSVVNTPGTDDWYMVYHRFALNGPGRPGGDGMHRETTIDRMEFAADGSIKPVLPTLEGIEPVRR
- a CDS encoding sugar ABC transporter substrate-binding protein, whose amino-acid sequence is MKISNRSTSTGRRRTSAAVALGAVLALTATACGDDGSGGGGGGAEGSGKGKIVFWDNNGGVRTDIWKEIIADFEKANTDIKVEYVGIPSTEVQSKYDTAIQGGGLPDVGGVGAAMLAGIAAQDALEPLEGRLAKSSLNGKLNEGMVESVKVAGGADDTMFTIPTSANNGTLYYRTDLFEKAGLDAPTTWDTFYEAAEKLTNVKKNQFGYTIRGGAGSIAQALDAMYGQSGITSFWDAGGEKTTLNDPKNVEALEKYAGLYKKYTPAADLNNDFTKMVSQWDSGTIGMLNHNLGSYQDHVKALGTDKFRGIPQPTGPGGKRVQVSNPVDGLGLFKSSKNKEAAWKFIEFAASHEANSKWNESAGAIPSHTEAAKDAWISKAEPTKLAAEALSDGSTTIVQLPYYLPDWNTISKADNEPSFQKVLLGDMSAKDFLDKMAEQLNEAQKEWNEQKG
- a CDS encoding pectinesterase family protein; this encodes MASPRRFRLPPSRRSFLLATAGAGAALGLAPAPARAAASRPFGRYGSPSARLNARTLYVDPSGRGDFTSVQAAVTAVGGSGWTLVIAPGTYRETVSVDRSRTEMTWLGAGDGPRDVVIVYDNAAGTPKPDGSGTYGTTGSATTTVRADGFTAHRITFANDFLRADHPDITGTQAVAIKVQGDRSAFHHCRFLGHQDTLYADSNSASLFARQFFSHCYVEGDVDFVFGRATAVFEHCHFRTLNRTDASGAPYGFVFAPSTERANPHGYLVTRSHVSSEAPDGYYKLARPWVPTSSTTVRPMLTVRNTWLGPGIDAVAPYANMRDAHPWQDQRFAEYGNTGPGAVVTVPENRPQLTDEQARSATSATWLGDWRPPEAC
- a CDS encoding dienelactone hydrolase family protein, with translation MGTHEPLGRRTFVVGASAALLAGAAVSGAEAAVVDGPLPDFHPALKDALTFPLAWGRSPIRDFRAWRRAARATVEEHLLVERQDGTPFAPEIGGRSQGDGYTRESVTVSLTRYERVRGVLLTPHGEGPFPAVLLLHDHGARFDIGKEKLVRPWYDDTRLASARSWADKYFSGRFVGDELARRGYVVLCLDALGWGDRGPLAYEQQQALAANFYNLGSSLAGLMAREDQRAAAFLAGLDRVDARRVAAVGFSMGAYRAWQTAALSDHVAAAASVCWMTGLKEMMVPGNNTLRGQSAYYMLHPGLARHLDIPDVASIAAPRPVLFLNGGLDTLFPAEGVRVAYDKLRAVWRSRHAEERIRVKTWPELGHVFTREMQDEVFSWLDDVL